A single Nicotiana tabacum cultivar K326 chromosome 5, ASM71507v2, whole genome shotgun sequence DNA region contains:
- the LOC107787209 gene encoding DUF21 domain-containing protein At2g14520-like isoform X1 — MAVEYRCCESEFFINILVIVFLVVFAGMMSGLTLGLMSLSLVDLEVLAKSGTPSDRKNAAKILPVVQNQHLLLCALLICNAAAMEALPIFLDSLITAWGAILVSVTLILLFGEIIPQSVCSRYGLAIGATMVPVVRVLVWICFPIAYPISKLLDYLLGHRNSGLFRRAELKTLVHFHGNQAGKGGELTNDETTIIAGALELHDKTAGDAMTPISETFSIDINGKLDRDLTNSILSNGHSRIPVYYEQPKNIIGLLLVKNLLTIHPADETPVKNVTIRKIPRVPYTMRLDDILNEFQKGHSHMAVVVKQCSKEMVQPAGQVAADDSVQDVRVDIDPPEKSLKSRSLQKCKSLPNGGNVSSKRNRSRRTWSKYMHSDILRLDENLPNIPDEEEVVGIITMEDVIEELLQEEIFDETDHAKHL; from the exons ATGGCGGTAGAGTACAGATGTTGCGAGTCGGAGTTCTTCATTAATATTTTGGTCATTGTATTTTTGGTAGTATTCGCGGGAATGATGTCTGGCCTTACATTGGGCCTCATGTCGTTAAGTCTTGTTGATCTTGAAGTCCTTGCCAAGTCTGGCACTCCAAGTGATCGTAAAAATGCGG CCAAGATATTGCCTGTCGTACAAAATCAGCATTTATTGCTGTGCGCCCTACTTATTTGCAATGCTGCTGCTATGGAG GCACTTCCCATCTTTCTTGACAGTCTAATAACAGCTTGGGGTGCTATACTGGTTTCTGTCACATTGATTCTTCTATTTGGTGAG atCATTCCACAATCAGTTTGCTCTAGATATGGACTGGCCATTGGTGCAACTATGGTCCCAGTTGTCCGCGTTCTTGTTTGGATCTGCTTTCCTATTGCATATCCAATAAGCAAG CTATTGGATTATCTGCTAGGTCATCGAAACAGCGGTCTTTTCCGACGAGCTGAGTTGAAAACTTTAGTACATTTTCATGGAAATCAG GCTGGTAAAGGTGGAGAACTAACAAATGATGAGACAACTATAATTGCTGGTGCTCTAGAGCTTCACGATAAAACAGCCGGTGATGCTATGACCCCCATTTCTGAAACCTTTTCTATTGATATTAACGGAAAGTTGGACAG GGATTTGACAAATTCAATTTTGTCGAACGGGCATAGCAGGATACCAGTCTACTATGAGCAACCTAAAAACATAATTGGACTTCTTCTG GTCAAGAACTTATTAACCATCCATCCAGCTGATGAAACCCCTGTAAAAAATGTTACTATCCGAAAGATCCCAAG GGTCCCATATACTATGCGATTGGATGACATCTTGAATGAGTTTCAGAAAGGTCATAGTCATATGGCCGTGGTTGTAAAACAGTGCAGCAAAGAGATGGTTCAGCCTGCTGGCCAAGTCGCTGCTGATG ATTCTGTTCAGGATGTCAGAGTAGACATTGATCCGCCTGAGAAGAGCCTGAAGAGTAGATCATTGCAGAAGTGCAAGAGTTTGCCCAATGGTGGAAACGTTTCGTCGAAGAGAAATAGGAGTAGGAGGACGTGGTCAAAATATATGCACTCAGACATTCTGCGATTAGACGAAAATCTGCCAAATATCCCTGATGAGGAAGAGGTAGTCGGGATAATAACTATGGAAGATGTTATTGAAGAGCTTTTACAG GAAGAAATTTTTGATGAGACGGATCATGCAAAGCATTTGTAG
- the LOC107787209 gene encoding DUF21 domain-containing protein At2g14520-like isoform X2 produces MAVEYRCCESEFFINILVIVFLVVFAGMMSGLTLGLMSLSLVDLEVLAKSGTPSDRKNAAKILPVVQNQHLLLCALLICNAAAMEALPIFLDSLITAWGAILVSVTLILLFGEIIPQSVCSRYGLAIGATMVPVVRVLVWICFPIAYPISKLLDYLLGHRNSGLFRRAELKTLVHFHGNQAGKGGELTNDETTIIAGALELHDKTAGDAMTPISETFSIDINGKLDRDLTNSILSNGHSRIPVYYEQPKNIIGLLLVKNLLTIHPADETPVKNVTIRKIPRVPYTMRLDDILNEFQKGHSHMAVVVKQCSKEMVQPAGQVAADDSVQDVRVDIDPPEKSLKSRSLQKCKSLPNGGNVSSKRNRSRRTWSKYMHSDILRLDENLPNIPDEEEVVGIITMEDVIEELLQVHD; encoded by the exons ATGGCGGTAGAGTACAGATGTTGCGAGTCGGAGTTCTTCATTAATATTTTGGTCATTGTATTTTTGGTAGTATTCGCGGGAATGATGTCTGGCCTTACATTGGGCCTCATGTCGTTAAGTCTTGTTGATCTTGAAGTCCTTGCCAAGTCTGGCACTCCAAGTGATCGTAAAAATGCGG CCAAGATATTGCCTGTCGTACAAAATCAGCATTTATTGCTGTGCGCCCTACTTATTTGCAATGCTGCTGCTATGGAG GCACTTCCCATCTTTCTTGACAGTCTAATAACAGCTTGGGGTGCTATACTGGTTTCTGTCACATTGATTCTTCTATTTGGTGAG atCATTCCACAATCAGTTTGCTCTAGATATGGACTGGCCATTGGTGCAACTATGGTCCCAGTTGTCCGCGTTCTTGTTTGGATCTGCTTTCCTATTGCATATCCAATAAGCAAG CTATTGGATTATCTGCTAGGTCATCGAAACAGCGGTCTTTTCCGACGAGCTGAGTTGAAAACTTTAGTACATTTTCATGGAAATCAG GCTGGTAAAGGTGGAGAACTAACAAATGATGAGACAACTATAATTGCTGGTGCTCTAGAGCTTCACGATAAAACAGCCGGTGATGCTATGACCCCCATTTCTGAAACCTTTTCTATTGATATTAACGGAAAGTTGGACAG GGATTTGACAAATTCAATTTTGTCGAACGGGCATAGCAGGATACCAGTCTACTATGAGCAACCTAAAAACATAATTGGACTTCTTCTG GTCAAGAACTTATTAACCATCCATCCAGCTGATGAAACCCCTGTAAAAAATGTTACTATCCGAAAGATCCCAAG GGTCCCATATACTATGCGATTGGATGACATCTTGAATGAGTTTCAGAAAGGTCATAGTCATATGGCCGTGGTTGTAAAACAGTGCAGCAAAGAGATGGTTCAGCCTGCTGGCCAAGTCGCTGCTGATG ATTCTGTTCAGGATGTCAGAGTAGACATTGATCCGCCTGAGAAGAGCCTGAAGAGTAGATCATTGCAGAAGTGCAAGAGTTTGCCCAATGGTGGAAACGTTTCGTCGAAGAGAAATAGGAGTAGGAGGACGTGGTCAAAATATATGCACTCAGACATTCTGCGATTAGACGAAAATCTGCCAAATATCCCTGATGAGGAAGAGGTAGTCGGGATAATAACTATGGAAGATGTTATTGAAGAGCTTTTACAG gtacatgactaa
- the LOC107787209 gene encoding DUF21 domain-containing protein At2g14520-like isoform X3 → MEALPIFLDSLITAWGAILVSVTLILLFGEIIPQSVCSRYGLAIGATMVPVVRVLVWICFPIAYPISKLLDYLLGHRNSGLFRRAELKTLVHFHGNQAGKGGELTNDETTIIAGALELHDKTAGDAMTPISETFSIDINGKLDRDLTNSILSNGHSRIPVYYEQPKNIIGLLLVKNLLTIHPADETPVKNVTIRKIPRVPYTMRLDDILNEFQKGHSHMAVVVKQCSKEMVQPAGQVAADDSVQDVRVDIDPPEKSLKSRSLQKCKSLPNGGNVSSKRNRSRRTWSKYMHSDILRLDENLPNIPDEEEVVGIITMEDVIEELLQEEIFDETDHAKHL, encoded by the exons ATGGAG GCACTTCCCATCTTTCTTGACAGTCTAATAACAGCTTGGGGTGCTATACTGGTTTCTGTCACATTGATTCTTCTATTTGGTGAG atCATTCCACAATCAGTTTGCTCTAGATATGGACTGGCCATTGGTGCAACTATGGTCCCAGTTGTCCGCGTTCTTGTTTGGATCTGCTTTCCTATTGCATATCCAATAAGCAAG CTATTGGATTATCTGCTAGGTCATCGAAACAGCGGTCTTTTCCGACGAGCTGAGTTGAAAACTTTAGTACATTTTCATGGAAATCAG GCTGGTAAAGGTGGAGAACTAACAAATGATGAGACAACTATAATTGCTGGTGCTCTAGAGCTTCACGATAAAACAGCCGGTGATGCTATGACCCCCATTTCTGAAACCTTTTCTATTGATATTAACGGAAAGTTGGACAG GGATTTGACAAATTCAATTTTGTCGAACGGGCATAGCAGGATACCAGTCTACTATGAGCAACCTAAAAACATAATTGGACTTCTTCTG GTCAAGAACTTATTAACCATCCATCCAGCTGATGAAACCCCTGTAAAAAATGTTACTATCCGAAAGATCCCAAG GGTCCCATATACTATGCGATTGGATGACATCTTGAATGAGTTTCAGAAAGGTCATAGTCATATGGCCGTGGTTGTAAAACAGTGCAGCAAAGAGATGGTTCAGCCTGCTGGCCAAGTCGCTGCTGATG ATTCTGTTCAGGATGTCAGAGTAGACATTGATCCGCCTGAGAAGAGCCTGAAGAGTAGATCATTGCAGAAGTGCAAGAGTTTGCCCAATGGTGGAAACGTTTCGTCGAAGAGAAATAGGAGTAGGAGGACGTGGTCAAAATATATGCACTCAGACATTCTGCGATTAGACGAAAATCTGCCAAATATCCCTGATGAGGAAGAGGTAGTCGGGATAATAACTATGGAAGATGTTATTGAAGAGCTTTTACAG GAAGAAATTTTTGATGAGACGGATCATGCAAAGCATTTGTAG